Genomic segment of Glutamicibacter sp. JL.03c:
ACGGTTGAATCCGTTCAAGTGCTGGATCCACGATCAGTCAGACGCCATCTTGATGGTGCGCTCGACTTCGAAGAATCACTGACCGGCTGCACCATTTCCACCGTCGCACGCCGCGGGAAATTCCTCTGGCTGGGACTTGATGGGCTGGACGTTCCTGCGGTTCTCGTCGCGCATCTGGGCATGAGCGGCCAGTTGCTCGTGGAGCAACCAGACGCACCTGACGAGAAGCACCTCAAGGTGAGGCTTTCGCTAGCGGAACATCTGGATAATCCGGGGGAACTCAGGTTCGTTGACCAACGGATCTTTGGCGGGATGTTCCTATCGCCGCTGGTTCCAACTCCCGACGGGCTGCCGGCCGGCCAGGGCACCGACGAGCCAGCCATACCGCAGGCCGCGGCGCATATTGCCAGGGACGTTCTCGATCCGCATCGCACCGCAGAAGACCTTTATCTAGCTTTGCGCAAGCGAAGCACCGACCTCAAGCGGGCCATACTGGACCAAAGTGTCATCTCCGGGGTTGGCAATATCTACGCTGATGAAGCCCTATGGCAGGCAAAGCTTTCGGGATACCGGAAAACCGCCACGATTCGGCGCCCGGAGGTGCAACGCCTTAACGATGCCCTGATTGATGTCATGACCCGCGCGCTGGATGCGGGCGGCACCAGCTTCGACTCGCTGTACGTCAACGTCAACGGTGCCAGTGGCTACTTTGCCCGCTCGCTCAACGCCTACGGACGCGAGGGCAATCCCTGCCTGCGCTGCGCCGAAAACGGGGTGAGCTCGGTGATCCGTAGGGACGCGTTCATGGGGCGTTCTTCCTACACTTGCCCGGTGTGCCAGCCACGCCCGCGCAGGCGATGAAGTTTTTCAGAAACACGCATTTATCGATTATGCCCGAAATCCTGCGCTCGCCTCGAAGATTGACCCACGTCCCGGATAACACGTCACTTTAAAGCTTGTCATTAGCATGTGGCAGTACGGATGGTCGGTGCGACGATCACGGAGACTGTGCGCTACGGCAAGTTCCTGTGGCTGATCCTGGACGAGACAGATGCGTTGCTGATCCGTCTATGGATGAACGGTCAGATGCTCGTCACTTCCTCCGATGCGCCGACAGCCTCGAACGAGCGGGCGCGGTTCACCTTCACCTACGGCGGCCATCATCTGCGGTTTAACGACCGTCGCACGTTCGGGCATCTGATGTATGACGAGGGCGGTGCCGCACGGCTGTCGTCGATCGCCCGCATCGCTCGTGATCTGTCCGATACGCTGTTCGATCAAGCCTTGGTGGTCGAAGGTATCCATTCCAAGCGCATCGGGATCAAGCGCGCGCTGCTGGACCAGACGGTGGTGTCCGGCATTTGAACCACTACTCCGATGAAGCCCTCTGGGCTGCCAAGGTGCACGGGGGAGGTCTTGGCCGCCGCGGGACCCCGACCGTGCGGGAGAAGTTTCATGAACCGATCGAGCCGCTACTGACCGGTCTGCCAGCGGAAACGCTAGGTAGGGTACGCATGCGTCACCGGTTCAAAAATGCGCAGTTTATCGAAGCGCTCGGCTGGAGGATGTCCAGCCGAGCGATTTCATGTCATTGGATTCACCAGCTTTTAGGCTTCCGGTGGATCGCCAACGATTTTAAGCAGTGCGCCTGCTAGTCCTGAAGTTCCAATCAATGAGAGTAGGTTGCGGCAGTCTCTGCAAGTGATTTGCCCTTGGTTTCAGGTGCAAGCCACTGCGAGAGTATCGCCCCGGCAAAGGCGATCAGGGCAGCTGCAATCATGCTGGGACCCATGCCTATGTGGCTGATCGCCCAAGGCAGCGCGAAGGTTCCTAACGCTGCGCCAACGCGGCTGATAGCGGCGGCAAAGCCCATGCCAAGACCTCGTATTTGGCTTGGGAACAACTCCGCTGGGTAGACCTGCACGAGCATGCTGTAGCTGGCATTGAAGAAGGAGAAGGCCAAGAAAAGCGCAAGCACGACAACGGAAGGAGCTTGCGTCCAAACGCCGATGACCAGCAGCATGACGGCGCAAATCCACTGTCCTGGCACAGTCAAGATGCGACGGCCTAGCTTGTCAATAAGCAGGATCGAAGTGATCACACCGGCTGTGGCAAGGGCTGACAAGCCCACCCCACCTGTCCAGCCGCCAGCAAGCCCATATTGTTTCAGAACATCGTCCGCGAACGTGGCAATGGCAAAATACGGTGTTACGGCGCAGAACCAGAAACCTGATGTGAAGAGCGTGGACTTCCAGTATTGCCGTGAGAACAGCATCGAGAATGACCCCTGCGGGAGGGCCGTATCCGTCCGCGTGGCTTCCGCTTCTTGGAGTCTTCTCAGGTCGATTTCTGCGGTAATGCTCTGCACCATGTCCGGTGATTCGACGTAGCGTTGCATGATCGCTTCGGCTTCGGCCTGTCGTCCTTTGGTGATGAGCCAGCTGGGTGATTCAGGCAGGCCGATGCGTGCCAAGAAGAGTATGAGCGCGAGCAGCGTGCTTGAACCCAGGATCAACTTCCAGGAAGCACCTAGGTCGTGGAGCACCGTGCCCACGATAAATGCGCACATGAATCCGATGTACCACGCGACCATGGTCACGCCGAGCAACCGGCCTCGCAGTTTGGGCGGCGAGAATTCGGAGAGCAGAGGCCAGCCGATCGAGTATTCACCACCAATGGCGACACCCATCAACAACCGAATGATTACCAGCTGAAGGACAGCGGACTCTCCGGAAGTCACGAAGAATTGTGCTGCCGATGCTAGCAGGAATAGTCCCATGTCGATGATGAACATGGGTTTGCGGCCGAATTTATCGGTGGCCCAGCCTGCCAGAGGCGCACCGATGAAAATGCCAAATAAAGGCGCAGCTGCGATAAGCCCGATCCAAACATCTTCGATCAGGAGGTCTTCTCGGATCAAACCCGTTGCTGGGCCAAGAATACCGAGGATGTAGCCGTCGAGGAACATTCCTCCGATGAGGACCGCGAGCAGCCGTTTCATGAAGCGGCGCTTGAATTGTGAGGTACTGCCTTGTGACCTTATGGGCGCGTTAATTGAATTGCGCACATTCTGAAGATCTTTCATGGGCGTTTCCGTTTCTAGATTCGCGTGAAACGAATGAAGCTGCACAGGGAAGATCTGCTGTGTCGTGTCCCGCGGCTGCTTGATTCATGCGATGGGTGATATGGGCGCGGCGGCGATTTTCATCGCCGCCGCAAGTGAAAGGCTCAATCGAGCCGACGCTCTCTAAGAGGGTTGTGCGAACCATCCGGTGACAACCGGTTCAGTGTTCTGATAGATATGTTTCGCTTCGCGGTACTCGTCCAGGCCCGAGTGGCCAAGTTCTCGGCCGATTCCTGATCTCTTGAATCCGCCCCACTCTGCTTGTGGCAGGTAGGGGTGGTAATCATTGATCCAGATCGTGCCATGGCGCAGTAGCCGGGACATGCGGTGTGCTTTGCCCTGGTCGCTGGTCCACACCGCTCCTGCCAGGCCGAATTCGGTATCGTTGGCGATGTCGAGCGCTTCTTGCTCTGACTTGAATGTTTCGACGGTGATGACGGGACCGAAAGATTCTTCGGTCACGACGCTCATGCCTCGCCTGCAGCGGTCAAGCACGGTCGGCGAATAATAGAACCCTGTGGCATATTCGTCTGCGCCCCAGTCGCCGCCGCAGCGGAGCCTGGCACCCTCCTGGAGGCCACGTTGCACGTACGCGGTCACGCTGTTGCGATGTTCCGCTGAGACCAGCGGACCCGTTTCGGCATTGGGGTCGAAGGGCCCTCCCATGCGAATGCGCTGGGCCCGTTCAACCAGTTCGTTTACGAACTTTTCAGCGATGCTTTCCTCGATTATGAGCCGCGTACCAGCCGAGCAGACCTGGCCCGAATCCATGAATCCAGCGTTCAATGCGTTATCCAGGGCCGCGTCGAAATCAGCGTCGGCGAATATGACGTTCGGGTTTTTACCTCCGAGTTCCAGCGCCAGCTTCTTCACGGTCTTCGCCGCTGCGGCAGCGATGCGCTGGCCGGTCGGCAGCCCACCAGTGAAAGACACAAGATCCACATCGGGATGTTCCGACATGCGAGCCCCGACAGTAGACCCGGCACCCAACACCAGGTTGGCCACACCTGCCGGGAGACCCAGCTCATCGAAGATCTCAAAGAGAAGAACCGCGGTGTGCGGGGTGATTTCGGCTGGTTTGAGAATCAGTGAATTCCCGGCCGCGAGACACGGCGCAACTTTCCATGCCGCTTGCAACAACGGGAAATTCCAGGGTGTAATCAGTGCGCAGACGCCCACCGGCTCGTAGACAACGCGGGACAAGACCGCCGGATTTCCAGCGTCAATGACTCGGCCGGCATCGCCGCGTGCGGCGCGTGCGAAGTACTTGAAGCACGCGATGACATCTTTGATGTCGATCTGCGCTTCAACGAAGCGCTTGCCCGTGTCCAACGCCTCGGCTTTGGCGAAATCATCGAGCCGCTCTTCTAGCGCATGTGCAACCCGGTCGAGGAAATCGCCGCGTTCATCACCCGAAGCGTCGAACCAGACGCGGGAATCGAAAGCGCGCTTCGCAGCGTCGATCGCGGCATTGGCATCTTGGACATCTCCTGTGGCAACCGTGCCGACGAAGCTGCCATCTGCTGGGCAATGGATATTTCTTGTTTCCTCGGAATGAGCGGCCAGCCACTGCCCATCGATGTAGAGAGTTTTTGTCATTTAGGTTCCTTCAAGGCCAGGAGTCTCTGATGAATCTAGCGAGTTGCAGCCTTTGACTGGTCGGTGACTTCCCACGGCGGAACCCAGTCACCATCGAGCCGGAATGACAGGCCGGACTCATCTTCCAGGTATTTGGCGACAAACAATTCCGGCTCGGAGCTGCCGTAGCGTTCGGCTGCCCGCTCGAAAGTTCCTCGCGCGGCATCGGTCATGGGCAGGCCTGTGCCGACGTCCTTTTGCAGTTCGCGAATCAGCCCCAAATCCTTGTTGCACAAATCCAGCGTGAATGAAGGATCGTAGTGTCCGGCGAAGATCGACGGTGCATCATGCTGGGCCACGAAAGAATCGCCGACAGACTGGCGGATGGCAGACCATAGCACTTCGAGCTTCACGCCGTGGCTCATGCCCAGAGCGAATCCTTCACCGATGGCTGCTGAAGCAACAAACCACAGCTGGTTGGTCACGAGCTTCACCACGTTCCCGGAACCCAGGCCGCCACATCGGATGACGATGCCGAGTTTTTCAAGAATCGGTTCAACCCGGTCCTGCAGCTCGTCATCGCCGCCCATGAAGAGGGTCAGTCGCCCATTCCGTGCGCCGTCCACGGCCCCGGTCACCGGAGAGTCCACGACTCCGACACCTGGTCCCGCTTCTGCCGCGAGATCGGCGACGAGTTCCTTGCGGTTCGTGGTGAGGTCGACCCACACGCTGCCGGGACGCAGCGCTGCCAAGGCTCCTGCTTCGCGCATGACTGACTGAACATGGTCAGGGCGTGGAAGCGATGTCAGGAGGTACTCGACATTCCCTGCACAGTCAGCGGCCGAAGCGGCCGCTGTCGCGCCTAAGGCTACGGCTTCGTCCACTTTTGCCTGGTTCATGTCGAAAACGGTTACATCGTGACCAGCGTTGATCAGCCGGTGGCACATTGGTGCGCCCATGTTGCCGAGACCGATGAATCCAATAGAGCTCATTGAATGACTCTCTTTCGTTGTTGTGACGTGCTTCACCAAAAACTTTAGAGAGGCATAAGAGATTGAGGAATACTTTCTTTTCTATTTATCACATAGGATATTCCTATGTCTCAAAGCTTGCATCAGCTACGTTGCTTCGTTACGACCATGGAGTGTGGATCATTCACAAAGGCATCGCGCGAGTTGGGGTTGTCCCAGCCGTCCCTCTCTGAGCAGATTCGACTGCTGGAGCGACACCTTGGTACACAGCTGTTCCGCCGATTGGGTCGTGGAGTCGCGCCGACTGAAGCGGCAAGAACTTTCGCTCCATTTGCTTTGACCGCGCTGGAGGCGGTGTCCGCTGGAGATCGCGCGGTCATGTCCCTTAATGAGGCTGAGACAGGCACAGTGCGCTTCGGGCTCTTCGGCGCGGCACATTTGTATGTTTCCGGCGATCTCGTCTGCCGTACGCTGGATCAGCATCCCGGGGTGAATGTTGCTCTCGTCGGCCAGAACTCAAGCGAGGTTATAGAAGACATTCGTGCCGGGAACCTTGAAGCCGGATTAGTGGCCCTGCCCATCCATAATGAAGAGCGTTTGCACATTGAGCCGGTGGCCCGAGACGAACTTGTGTATCTCAGCGCTGATCCGCAGCGCGTAATGCGACCAGCGACACCGTCAGTCATCTCGGCGGCAAAACTCGTATTGCCCGAGGTGACATGGGGAGATAAAGACTTTACCCGTCAGCAACTGAAGCGTACAGTTCAGGCGGCCAGCCTCCCGCTTCAGCCACGGGTTGAAGTGGAAAATGTGGAAACGGCAATCGAGATTGCCGCCCAAGGGTATGCCGATACGATCGCGGCCCGGGGCGTTGTTCGCCGAGTTGCACCTAAACTGGGAAACAAGCTTTATGCCGTGGAACTGGCTCCTAGGCTGTATGAAGAATTTGCAATTGTGTATCGAACCAATACGCATCTGAGCCGTGCTACGAGAACTGTCATCGAGCGTGCAAAGGACTTGCTCATGGAAGCAACGGCAACTTGAGCGCGGATGTGAACCGCTGAGAGCCTGGGGACGTTGCCTCCAACAAAATGTGCGCGTCGGCCGGACGGATTCGATGTGTTGTCGAACTTCGGCCGAGCGAGTCCAAAATCGATTCACGTGATCGTGCCGGTGACCTTGCGTTGAAGCTGGACTCTTTTCTCCAGATGACTGTGCGCGCAAGGGCCTGTATAGAGAATCCGCGAGGACCTCGGCTGCGTCGCAGGCGCTGTAGAGCCCATCTTTGTTGACGAAGGCGACCTATGCGCGCGGTCGCGGACGCCCGATTATTCCTTCGATCAGGCCGCTGGCATATTGATGTCCTGAGGCCGTACTCTGGTGTGTGGGTAGCACACGACCTTCGAACGTTATTTCACCGTCAAGTGGTCTCTGACCAGCAAAAACGTTTCCCTCAGAGACACCCAATTCTTCAATGTACCTATCGTGGGAAGTACGGCTACTTTGCCCGCTCGCTCAACGCCTACAGACGCGAGGGCAAAGAGTGCCTTCGATGTGCGCGGGATGGCAAAGTAACTCTGATTCGCCGAATCGCCTCTGAACATGGCTGCGCCATCCGCTTTTTGGGGCAGGGCTGGACGAGGTGCAAATGTGTGCGGTTCCGTAAAGGGGTCCAAGAGCAACCATCACTCAGTTGAACCGGTCTCGATCGGTAGCGTCACGGTGCGGCTCCAGGCGCTCCAGCTCCCGGGATAGAGCTTGCCACGTCCCAGCCCTGCGTATTCCATGGACAAGAGATTGTGGCAAGCGGTAATGCCCGCGCCGCAGTAGCTGACTACATCTGCGGCCTGCAGGACACCCGCGGCGGCAAAAGTCTCGCGAACCACTTCGGGCGGAGCCATCGTTGAATCGGCTTGAAGATGCTGCCGGCAGGGGAGATTGATTGCCCCCGGGATGTGTCCGCGGCGCGGATCGGCTTCCGGCACCTTGCCCAAGTTCGTATCGAATTCGGGCTCTTCGCCACGGTATCTATTCGCCGGCCTGGCATCAACTAGGAGGGACGACACATCGGCAGCCACTTCCTGGGTCGTTAATAGGGATCCAGCTGGCCACGGGCGCGGAAGGAAGGCAGTTTCGCGACGTGGAGGCATTGTTGAATCAAGCTCACCGGCGAATGCCTGGATGCCACCTGAAACAACCGAAGCAGGCACGTCGAGAAGACGTAGCATCCAAACCAGCCGCGCGGCGATGACTCCGCCAGCATCGTCATATGCGATTACTGGAACAGTACCGTCAATACCGGCACGTGACATGGCTGCAGCAAAATCCTTGGGCGTAGGGAATGGGCCACGGCCAGAGTCCTCAGTGATGTCCCCGGTGAGCGCCGTATCGAGATCGACAAAAACAGCACCGGGGACATGTCCCTGACAATAGGCATCGAACCCCGAGCGGTCCCAATACCAGCGGCTATCAACAAGAACAAAGTCCTCGGCTTGGCTTTCGCACCATTGCCAAGTGACAAACGGTTCCATGCGCCCTCACAAATGAAAAAACAACTGCGGAAAAACTGGTTATTCCAATATTTGGCTAGCAGACTGCTGTCTGCCAAGTTGTGTCCAGCATGTGGTGCGGCTGGCGCGAACGCCAAGATTCGCAGTCCTGGGCATGGACTACAATCAGGCGAGTTGAGTTGCCAGAACCTGCTCGTTGAATGGTGCCCAGGCGTCAACGGCCCACTGGCCAAAATTCTTGTCGGTCAGGGTCACGCACGCCAGGCGGTGTTCAGGATCTACCCATAGGAAGGTGCCCGACTGGCCAAAATGTCCGAAGGTGCTTATCGGGTGGCTAGCGCCAGTCCAGTGCGGATTCTTGGCGGAACGAATTTCAAAACCCAAACCCCAGTCGTTGGGACTCTGTCGCCCGTAGCCTGGAAGGATTCCGGCGAGATTCTCAAAATGTACTCGAGTGGCATCATCGAGTGTCTCTTCGGCAATGATGGTTGGGTTAAGCAGCTCAGCTGCGAACTTCGCCAGGTCATTGGCGGTGGAGCGGCCATCCTTGGCGCAGCTTCCGGCAATCCCAGTCCGGGTCATTCCCAGCGGCGCGAAAACCGCCTCGTGAGCGTACTCTGCCATGCTGATTCCGGTCTTTTGCTCCAAGTGTTCGGCTAGCTTCTCGAAGCCCGTATTGGAGTAGCCTCGCTTGGTGCCTACGGCAAAGCGAATGGTCTCAGAATCGAAGTCATAACCCGCAGTATGGGCCAGCAAATGGTGAACTGTTGATCCTGCAGGGCCGGCCGCGTCCTCCAGGGAAATTGCTTCCTCTTCCAGAGCTACCAGGAAAGCGTAGGCGCTGAGCAGTTTGGTCACTGAGGCAAGTGAATAAACCCGGTGCACATCACCATGCTGATCAACCACGTCACCGTGGCCGTCTACAACGACGGAAACTGCGTTCTCGGAAGGCCACTGGTCAATCTGGCTCAGAATGCTCATGGAATGATCTATCCCTCGATATTTCTTGTTGGTATTTGCGAGCAGAATCAGAAAAACCAAAGCACGCTTCGCTAGAATTGCGTGAAGGATTGAGTGCTACTGCCCAAACCAACCATAGCGATCTGACCCAAACTTAGGAACTTCACGCCGTGCATCTAAAGACTCTTACCGTTCGCGGATTCAAGTCTTTCGCGTCGGCAACTACCTTTGAGTTTGAACCCGGCGTCACGGCGGTAGTCGGACCCAACGGGTCGGGAAAGTCCAACGTCGTGGATGCCTTGGCCTGGGTCATGGGGGAACAAGGCGCGAAAACCCTTCGCGGCGGCAAAATGGAAGACGTGATCTTCGCCGGCACTTCCGGACGACCGCCCCTGGGCCGCGCCCACGTTTCGCTGACCATCGATAACGCGGATGGCCAACTCCCCATCGACTATGCGGAAGTTACCATTTCGCGCACCCTGTTCCGTGCCGGTGGCTCGGAATATGCCATCAATGGCAGCTCCTGCCGCTTGCTGGATATTCAAGAGCTGCTCTCGGATTCGGGCCTCGGGCGGGAAATGCATGTCATTGTCGGCCAAGGCCAGCTGGATCGAATCCTTCACGCCACCGCTGAAGATCGCCGCGGCTTCATCGAAGAAGCAGCCGGCGTCCTCAAGCACCGACGC
This window contains:
- a CDS encoding sugar porter family MFS transporter, whose product is MKDLQNVRNSINAPIRSQGSTSQFKRRFMKRLLAVLIGGMFLDGYILGILGPATGLIREDLLIEDVWIGLIAAAPLFGIFIGAPLAGWATDKFGRKPMFIIDMGLFLLASAAQFFVTSGESAVLQLVIIRLLMGVAIGGEYSIGWPLLSEFSPPKLRGRLLGVTMVAWYIGFMCAFIVGTVLHDLGASWKLILGSSTLLALILFLARIGLPESPSWLITKGRQAEAEAIMQRYVESPDMVQSITAEIDLRRLQEAEATRTDTALPQGSFSMLFSRQYWKSTLFTSGFWFCAVTPYFAIATFADDVLKQYGLAGGWTGGVGLSALATAGVITSILLIDKLGRRILTVPGQWICAVMLLVIGVWTQAPSVVVLALFLAFSFFNASYSMLVQVYPAELFPSQIRGLGMGFAAAISRVGAALGTFALPWAISHIGMGPSMIAAALIAFAGAILSQWLAPETKGKSLAETAATYSH
- a CDS encoding aldehyde dehydrogenase family protein produces the protein MTKTLYIDGQWLAAHSEETRNIHCPADGSFVGTVATGDVQDANAAIDAAKRAFDSRVWFDASGDERGDFLDRVAHALEERLDDFAKAEALDTGKRFVEAQIDIKDVIACFKYFARAARGDAGRVIDAGNPAVLSRVVYEPVGVCALITPWNFPLLQAAWKVAPCLAAGNSLILKPAEITPHTAVLLFEIFDELGLPAGVANLVLGAGSTVGARMSEHPDVDLVSFTGGLPTGQRIAAAAAKTVKKLALELGGKNPNVIFADADFDAALDNALNAGFMDSGQVCSAGTRLIIEESIAEKFVNELVERAQRIRMGGPFDPNAETGPLVSAEHRNSVTAYVQRGLQEGARLRCGGDWGADEYATGFYYSPTVLDRCRRGMSVVTEESFGPVITVETFKSEQEALDIANDTEFGLAGAVWTSDQGKAHRMSRLLRHGTIWINDYHPYLPQAEWGGFKRSGIGRELGHSGLDEYREAKHIYQNTEPVVTGWFAQPS
- a CDS encoding serine hydrolase domain-containing protein, producing MSILSQIDQWPSENAVSVVVDGHGDVVDQHGDVHRVYSLASVTKLLSAYAFLVALEEEAISLEDAAGPAGSTVHHLLAHTAGYDFDSETIRFAVGTKRGYSNTGFEKLAEHLEQKTGISMAEYAHEAVFAPLGMTRTGIAGSCAKDGRSTANDLAKFAAELLNPTIIAEETLDDATRVHFENLAGILPGYGRQSPNDWGLGFEIRSAKNPHWTGASHPISTFGHFGQSGTFLWVDPEHRLACVTLTDKNFGQWAVDAWAPFNEQVLATQLA
- a CDS encoding LysR family transcriptional regulator substrate-binding protein, whose amino-acid sequence is MSLNEAETGTVRFGLFGAAHLYVSGDLVCRTLDQHPGVNVALVGQNSSEVIEDIRAGNLEAGLVALPIHNEERLHIEPVARDELVYLSADPQRVMRPATPSVISAAKLVLPEVTWGDKDFTRQQLKRTVQAASLPLQPRVEVENVETAIEIAAQGYADTIAARGVVRRVAPKLGNKLYAVELAPRLYEEFAIVYRTNTHLSRATRTVIERAKDLLMEATAT
- a CDS encoding DNA-formamidopyrimidine glycosylase family protein, translated to MAVRMVGATITETVRYGKFLWLILDETDALLIRLWMNGQMLVTSSDAPTASNERARFTFTYGGHHLRFNDRRTFGHLMYDEGGAARLSSIARIARDLSDTLFDQALVVEGIHSKRIGIKRALLDQTVVSGI
- the mutM gene encoding bifunctional DNA-formamidopyrimidine glycosylase/DNA-(apurinic or apyrimidinic site) lyase, translated to MPELPEVEVVRRGLDKWVRARTVESVQVLDPRSVRRHLDGALDFEESLTGCTISTVARRGKFLWLGLDGLDVPAVLVAHLGMSGQLLVEQPDAPDEKHLKVRLSLAEHLDNPGELRFVDQRIFGGMFLSPLVPTPDGLPAGQGTDEPAIPQAAAHIARDVLDPHRTAEDLYLALRKRSTDLKRAILDQSVISGVGNIYADEALWQAKLSGYRKTATIRRPEVQRLNDALIDVMTRALDAGGTSFDSLYVNVNGASGYFARSLNAYGREGNPCLRCAENGVSSVIRRDAFMGRSSYTCPVCQPRPRRR
- a CDS encoding NAD(P)-dependent oxidoreductase, with product MSSIGFIGLGNMGAPMCHRLINAGHDVTVFDMNQAKVDEAVALGATAAASAADCAGNVEYLLTSLPRPDHVQSVMREAGALAALRPGSVWVDLTTNRKELVADLAAEAGPGVGVVDSPVTGAVDGARNGRLTLFMGGDDELQDRVEPILEKLGIVIRCGGLGSGNVVKLVTNQLWFVASAAIGEGFALGMSHGVKLEVLWSAIRQSVGDSFVAQHDAPSIFAGHYDPSFTLDLCNKDLGLIRELQKDVGTGLPMTDAARGTFERAAERYGSSEPELFVAKYLEDESGLSFRLDGDWVPPWEVTDQSKAATR
- a CDS encoding sulfurtransferase, translated to MEPFVTWQWCESQAEDFVLVDSRWYWDRSGFDAYCQGHVPGAVFVDLDTALTGDITEDSGRGPFPTPKDFAAAMSRAGIDGTVPVIAYDDAGGVIAARLVWMLRLLDVPASVVSGGIQAFAGELDSTMPPRRETAFLPRPWPAGSLLTTQEVAADVSSLLVDARPANRYRGEEPEFDTNLGKVPEADPRRGHIPGAINLPCRQHLQADSTMAPPEVVRETFAAAGVLQAADVVSYCGAGITACHNLLSMEYAGLGRGKLYPGSWSAWSRTVTLPIETGSTE